One genomic region from Jilunia laotingensis encodes:
- a CDS encoding restriction endonuclease subunit S has translation PNGWQWERIGNIFETTSGSTPLSRNPDYYKNGNINWVRTTDLNNGILNKTEIQITSKAIIDYNLSILPQTSVCVAMYGGAGTIGKHCILHFDTTINQSVCAIQPNGFCNMDYIHTFIEYQRPFWMDFAAGSRKDPNINQLIIKHCLLPIPPQEEQLRIVTKLNQLYPYIYQYGNSQNRLNQINKEIWHSLKKSILQEAIQGKLVPQIAEEGTAQELLEPIRQEKLQLVKEGKLKKSALTDSIIFRGDDNKYYEQVGKKCLDITEQIPFETPKNWVWTRLSHIANIYAGNSISETKKKSKFTDVIGRYYIGTKDVDFNNRIIYDNGIAIPKQYEPDFRLAPNNSILMCIEGGSAGRKIAILNQDVCFGNKLCCFSPFVGIGKYMYYYLQSPSFFELFNLNKTGIIGGVSIAKVKEILIPLPPIKEQQRIVAQIEKLFEQLR, from the coding sequence CTTGAACAATGGAATTTTGAACAAAACCGAAATACAAATAACCTCGAAAGCAATTATAGACTACAATCTTTCTATTTTACCCCAAACCTCAGTGTGTGTTGCAATGTATGGTGGTGCTGGGACAATAGGCAAACACTGTATCTTGCATTTTGATACAACTATAAACCAATCTGTATGTGCCATCCAGCCTAATGGATTTTGTAATATGGATTACATCCATACTTTTATTGAATATCAAAGACCATTTTGGATGGATTTTGCAGCAGGTTCAAGAAAAGATCCCAACATAAATCAACTCATTATTAAGCACTGCTTGTTACCTATTCCACCACAAGAAGAACAACTACGCATTGTTACAAAATTAAATCAGTTATACCCATATATTTATCAATATGGAAATAGTCAAAATAGACTCAACCAAATAAATAAAGAAATATGGCATAGTTTAAAAAAGTCCATTCTTCAAGAGGCAATACAAGGTAAATTAGTTCCACAGATTGCAGAGGAAGGTACAGCCCAAGAATTACTTGAACCAATACGGCAAGAGAAATTGCAACTTGTCAAAGAAGGCAAACTTAAAAAGTCTGCTTTAACCGATTCCATTATCTTCCGTGGTGACGATAACAAGTATTATGAGCAGGTAGGTAAAAAGTGCTTAGATATAACAGAACAGATACCTTTTGAAACTCCCAAGAATTGGGTATGGACAAGACTTTCTCATATTGCAAACATTTACGCTGGCAACAGTATTAGTGAAACTAAAAAGAAATCAAAATTTACAGATGTTATAGGACGTTATTATATTGGAACTAAGGATGTTGATTTTAATAATCGGATTATTTACGATAATGGCATTGCGATTCCAAAACAATATGAACCTGATTTTAGACTTGCTCCCAATAACTCAATATTGATGTGTATTGAAGGTGGAAGTGCCGGAAGAAAAATTGCAATACTGAATCAAGATGTATGTTTTGGGAATAAGTTATGTTGTTTCTCACCATTTGTTGGAATCGGGAAATACATGTACTATTATCTACAGTCACCATCGTTCTTTGAACTATTTAACCTAAATAAAACGGGCATTATAGGTGGTGTAAGTATAGCAAAAGTAAAAGAAATATTAATACCATTACCTCCGATTAAAGAACAACAACGCATTGTTGCTCAAATAGAAAAACTATTTGAGCAACTGCGATAG
- a CDS encoding restriction endonuclease subunit S has product MSSYYEKFLATGEVKCIDEEIPFEIPQGWEWVRLGNIATIIGGYAYKSQDFINSSNNQVLRLGNIKNDFLKHNASPVYISDDLATKTDKFRCHLDDILITMTGTRKKRDYFFSYKVEQNDLNYFINQRVGILRFYISEVSMFMIYALKAENTLQNVFQYETGTANQGNLGAENIAKVYIPLPPLSEQLRIVSKIKELIPLVEAYEQTQNELNTLNTSLNELLCKSILQEAIQGKLVLQVAEEGTAQELLERIRQEKLQLVKEGKLKKSALTDSVIYKGDDNKYYERINAQTVEIELPFEYPNNWSVLRLKDICQLIDGEKRNGKGICLDAKYLRGKSSATTVEKGKFVYAGDNIILVDGENSGEVFTVPQDGYMGSTFKQLWLSSAMWKPYILAFILFYKEDLRNSKRGAAIPHLNKELFYNLPIGIPPYQEQQRIAKRINELSQLLK; this is encoded by the coding sequence TTGAGTTCCTATTATGAGAAGTTTCTCGCTACCGGAGAGGTGAAGTGCATCGATGAGGAGATTCCGTTTGAGATACCGCAGGGGTGGGAATGGGTAAGATTAGGCAATATTGCAACGATTATTGGTGGTTATGCTTATAAAAGTCAAGATTTTATTAATAGTTCCAATAATCAAGTTCTCCGCTTAGGTAATATTAAGAATGATTTTTTAAAACATAATGCTTCACCAGTATATATATCTGATGACTTGGCAACCAAAACCGATAAATTCAGATGTCATTTAGATGATATTTTAATCACAATGACAGGCACACGCAAAAAAAGAGATTATTTCTTTTCATATAAGGTGGAACAGAATGACCTAAATTATTTCATAAATCAAAGAGTGGGTATTTTACGTTTTTACATAAGTGAAGTATCTATGTTTATGATTTATGCTCTAAAAGCAGAAAACACCTTACAAAATGTATTTCAATATGAAACAGGAACTGCTAACCAAGGAAATTTAGGAGCAGAAAACATAGCCAAAGTTTATATACCCCTACCTCCACTTTCTGAGCAACTACGTATAGTTTCAAAAATAAAAGAATTAATACCATTAGTCGAAGCCTATGAGCAAACGCAGAATGAACTTAATACACTAAATACCTCTCTCAACGAGCTGTTATGTAAATCTATTCTTCAAGAAGCTATTCAGGGCAAACTTGTACTTCAGGTTGCAGAAGAGGGTACGGCACAAGAGTTACTTGAACGAATACGACAGGAAAAATTGCAACTTGTCAAAGAGGGTAAGCTAAAGAAATCCGCCTTAACCGATTCTGTTATCTATAAAGGTGACGATAACAAGTATTATGAGAGGATAAATGCGCAAACCGTTGAGATTGAGCTTCCTTTTGAATATCCTAACAATTGGTCTGTGCTACGTTTGAAAGATATATGCCAACTGATAGACGGTGAAAAAAGAAACGGAAAGGGCATCTGTCTGGATGCAAAATACCTACGTGGTAAATCATCTGCTACCACTGTAGAGAAAGGAAAATTTGTCTATGCCGGAGATAACATCATTCTTGTAGATGGTGAAAATTCAGGTGAAGTTTTCACTGTTCCGCAAGATGGGTATATGGGGAGTACATTCAAACAGTTATGGCTCTCTTCGGCTATGTGGAAACCATATATTTTGGCTTTCATTCTGTTCTATAAAGAGGATTTGAGAAATTCAAAAAGAGGTGCGGCTATTCCGCACCTCAATAAAGAGTTATTCTACAATCTGCCTATTGGTATTCCACCTTATCAAGAACAGCAGCGTATTGCAAAACGGATAAATGAACTATCGCAGTTGCTCAAATAG
- a CDS encoding tyrosine-type recombinase/integrase produces MNIENFETYLRQGNMAENTIAAYLYAVKEYYSRHKELNKRNLLVYKTYLIEKFKPKTVNLRIQAMNKYLDSMGKSRLRLKSVKVQQRSYLENVISNADYAFLKNKLKKEENQEWYFVVRFLAATGARVSELIQMKAEHVQMGYFDIYTKGGKIRRIYIPKSLRKEATEWLSKVNRTTGYLFLNRFGERITTRGIAQQLKNYAAKYGLNEKVVYPHSFRHRFAKNFLEKFNDISLLADLMGHESIETTRIYLRRSSAEQQEIVDKVITW; encoded by the coding sequence ATGAACATTGAAAATTTTGAAACGTATCTTCGTCAAGGGAATATGGCGGAGAACACAATTGCAGCTTATCTCTATGCCGTAAAAGAGTATTATTCCCGGCACAAAGAATTGAACAAGCGCAATTTGCTTGTGTATAAAACCTATCTCATTGAGAAATTCAAGCCTAAGACAGTGAATCTTCGTATTCAGGCAATGAACAAGTATCTTGATAGCATGGGAAAATCTCGTTTGAGATTAAAATCCGTCAAAGTGCAGCAGCGGAGTTACTTGGAAAATGTAATCAGTAATGCCGACTACGCTTTTCTAAAAAACAAACTAAAAAAGGAGGAAAACCAAGAATGGTATTTCGTAGTTCGTTTCCTCGCAGCAACAGGAGCAAGAGTCAGTGAACTAATCCAAATGAAGGCTGAACACGTGCAGATGGGTTATTTTGACATCTACACCAAAGGTGGCAAAATACGTCGTATTTACATTCCGAAGTCCTTGCGCAAGGAAGCCACAGAATGGCTTAGCAAAGTCAATCGTACCACCGGCTATCTTTTTCTTAATCGCTTTGGTGAGCGTATCACTACAAGAGGGATTGCGCAACAGTTGAAAAACTACGCAGCCAAATACGGATTGAATGAGAAAGTGGTTTACCCCCATTCATTCCGTCATCGCTTTGCTAAAAATTTCTTGGAGAAGTTCAACGATATTTCTCTACTTGCTGACCTGATGGGACATGAAAGTATTGAAACAACTCGTATTTATTTGAGGCGTAGCAGTGCCGAACAACAAGAGATTGTTGATAAGGTCATAACATGGTGA
- a CDS encoding relaxase/mobilization nuclease domain-containing protein — protein MIAQGKAISHGARAIEYSMEKDKAQLVKVHDLPENIEPLAMWSRMMQHQHQCMKDRYNPKPIKLNALRFEISPAKEESAGWTMTDWQNLADEFIAVLDGIDRRCGKPDSHLKPTNIKNSQYVVSLHTDSKSGIPHLHIVANRIDNMGKTNDAHYIGERAVHVANIINERRGWVQSVQRRDENIQQISEDCIAILKAMPEFDWETYSQMLNAKGYDIKLIKDNKEVVKGYAIRKGNSIYKSSILGKSRKLMPSKIEATWVGLHASDKQTAIQSKEVCTQTMAHNNKEVMPQSKPSIYHYSITVDGEQLEVDIPDMVKSVFDEEFGSLDEEVKQTNLFKVAALLFAGYLDAATSMAASSGGGGSPGSGWGKDKEDDERNWAVRCAKMAKWLCKPIKRSRGR, from the coding sequence ATGATAGCACAAGGAAAGGCAATTTCTCATGGAGCAAGAGCCATTGAGTATTCTATGGAAAAAGATAAAGCCCAGCTCGTTAAGGTGCATGACTTGCCAGAAAATATAGAACCTTTGGCTATGTGGTCACGGATGATGCAACACCAGCATCAATGTATGAAAGACAGATATAATCCGAAGCCCATAAAGCTGAACGCACTGCGCTTTGAAATATCTCCAGCCAAAGAAGAATCGGCAGGATGGACAATGACGGATTGGCAGAATTTGGCGGATGAGTTTATTGCAGTACTTGACGGCATTGACCGAAGATGTGGCAAACCAGATAGTCATCTTAAACCGACCAATATCAAAAATAGCCAGTATGTTGTTTCGTTACACACCGACAGCAAAAGTGGCATCCCTCACTTGCATATTGTAGCTAACCGCATAGACAATATGGGCAAGACAAACGATGCGCATTATATTGGTGAACGTGCCGTTCATGTTGCCAACATCATCAATGAGAGACGTGGCTGGGTGCAATCCGTGCAACGTCGTGATGAGAATATTCAGCAAATCAGTGAAGACTGCATCGCAATATTGAAAGCTATGCCAGAATTTGATTGGGAAACTTATAGCCAAATGTTAAACGCTAAGGGGTACGATATTAAGTTGATAAAGGACAATAAGGAAGTGGTCAAAGGGTACGCTATACGAAAAGGGAACTCTATTTATAAATCCTCGATATTGGGTAAAAGTCGAAAATTGATGCCATCAAAAATTGAAGCGACTTGGGTGGGATTACATGCTTCTGATAAACAAACTGCAATTCAATCAAAGGAAGTATGTACTCAAACGATGGCGCATAATAATAAAGAGGTGATGCCACAATCAAAGCCTTCTATTTACCACTATTCCATAACAGTGGATGGAGAACAACTCGAGGTTGATATACCAGATATGGTTAAGTCTGTCTTTGACGAAGAGTTTGGAAGCCTTGATGAAGAAGTCAAACAGACCAATTTATTCAAAGTTGCCGCCTTACTATTTGCCGGATATTTGGATGCAGCCACTTCTATGGCGGCTTCAAGCGGAGGTGGTGGCAGCCCCGGTAGCGGATGGGGTAAAGATAAGGAAGATGATGAGCGTAACTGGGCTGTTCGTTGTGCAAAAATGGCAAAATGGCTCTGCAAACCGATTAAACGTAGCAGGGGTAGATAG
- a CDS encoding plasmid mobilization protein: MDIQQNNGKQGVRTRHIDIRLTENEYEMIVEKAAECGLTLSNYGRKLLQNHHPNKRLSDEEVQGLNSLSDARADLIRIQNVLKGKPDEIKKRYFRDENYMRAWIEAVNRLIVRWGQIRDSINQI, translated from the coding sequence ATGGATATACAACAAAACAATGGAAAACAGGGTGTTCGTACTCGTCATATAGACATTCGTCTGACTGAAAATGAGTATGAAATGATAGTAGAAAAAGCTGCCGAATGTGGACTGACACTTAGTAACTACGGACGAAAATTATTGCAAAATCACCATCCAAACAAACGACTTTCAGACGAGGAAGTACAAGGATTGAACTCTTTATCGGATGCACGAGCCGACCTTATCCGCATTCAGAATGTACTCAAAGGTAAACCTGATGAGATTAAAAAACGATATTTCCGAGATGAGAATTATATGCGTGCTTGGATAGAGGCAGTAAATAGGCTTATTGTCCGATGGGGACAAATACGAGACAGTATAAATCAAATTTGA
- a CDS encoding DUF6371 domain-containing protein, which produces MAEYRFSLQKYKRGSKLSCPKCGKKQCFVKYIDSQGEITFPDYVGRCDHEQSCQYHYTPSDYFHDNPMVVDYNKDNFIEADKPKPNLLPPTSFVDNELMKRTLTNYGMNPLYIYLSGMLGKDETSRIFQLYHVGTSKKWGGSTVYWQIDWQGNVRTGKIMLYDAETGHRTKEPRSYVSWVHTELNLPNYNLKQCLFGEHLLSENPTKPVAIVESEKSALIATHYMPEFIWLATGGMHGCFKSDVVSVLKGRSVMLCPDLGAREVWQTKMALLTSVCSKVVLSDSLEQCATDEQRKNGLDIADFLLMTETPAMILQKMIKRNPNLQTLIDCLHLELVDSG; this is translated from the coding sequence ATGGCTGAATATAGATTTTCTCTTCAAAAATATAAGCGTGGGTCAAAACTTTCATGCCCGAAGTGTGGAAAGAAACAATGTTTTGTCAAGTACATAGATAGCCAAGGAGAAATAACTTTTCCTGATTATGTAGGCAGATGTGACCATGAGCAATCTTGCCAATACCATTACACTCCATCGGATTATTTTCATGATAACCCAATGGTAGTGGATTACAACAAGGATAACTTCATTGAAGCCGATAAGCCTAAGCCCAATTTACTGCCTCCAACCTCTTTTGTTGACAATGAACTAATGAAACGTACTCTTACTAACTATGGTATGAATCCATTGTACATCTACCTGTCTGGGATGTTGGGTAAAGATGAGACTTCTCGGATATTCCAACTATATCATGTTGGCACATCAAAGAAGTGGGGCGGTTCTACTGTCTATTGGCAAATTGATTGGCAAGGTAATGTACGAACAGGGAAGATAATGTTGTATGATGCAGAAACAGGACATCGGACAAAAGAGCCAAGAAGTTATGTTAGTTGGGTACATACAGAACTGAATCTCCCAAACTACAATTTGAAGCAATGTTTGTTTGGCGAACATCTGTTATCTGAGAATCCGACCAAACCTGTTGCTATTGTGGAAAGCGAAAAATCCGCTTTGATAGCTACCCATTATATGCCGGAATTTATATGGTTGGCAACAGGTGGAATGCATGGATGCTTCAAGTCTGACGTGGTAAGTGTATTGAAAGGTCGGTCGGTTATGCTATGCCCGGATTTGGGTGCAAGAGAGGTTTGGCAAACCAAGATGGCTTTACTCACTTCCGTATGTTCTAAAGTTGTATTGAGTGATAGTTTGGAACAATGCGCCACAGACGAACAGCGCAAGAACGGACTTGATATTGCGGATTTCTTATTGATGACAGAAACACCTGCGATGATACTTCAAAAGATGATAAAGCGAAATCCAAACCTACAAACTTTGATTGACTGCTTGCATTTGGAACTGGTGGATTCCGGTTAG
- a CDS encoding DUF3987 domain-containing protein, which yields MDSTNLCNALRMEFEGIFENKIPLDAFPAKIQDMILALSRQENYSIEYMMASLLVAVSTAIGNAVNIRIRGGWISNPALYMILVGRPGMGKTPPLDFAFRPIRKHDAKIIKQFKLDMEHYNSLVENNKAKKDKSSSLPDKPILRRTIISDFTPEALMRALDDNQRGVVVYVDEIMGMFNAVNQYSKGQLIEQLLTAFSGKPLDISRCSIPVPIHIEHPFINIVGTMQTTRMHELIEKGYKDNGLIDRIIFVYPSSQEISDWGLDEESSVSTFGKYSSMWDSIINKVISLPFIENEDDRAIHNVLEFSSEAKAYFTNWRNNAVRAVNQIQDDGLVDSRVIKAPMITARLALVLQILRWACGEEHKDFVDIDSTKSAIALSEYFENCYTNIQKYMLRESVEPQKRELLDCLSATFTTADAIQAGKEVGLSERSVMYSLVSLATNKVIKKVKRGEYEKLQ from the coding sequence ATGGATTCAACCAATTTATGCAATGCGCTCAGAATGGAATTTGAAGGGATCTTTGAAAACAAGATTCCTTTGGATGCTTTTCCTGCCAAAATTCAAGATATGATATTGGCTCTATCCCGACAAGAGAATTATTCCATAGAATATATGATGGCTTCTCTTTTGGTGGCAGTGTCAACCGCTATCGGCAACGCTGTCAATATTCGTATTCGTGGTGGATGGATTAGTAATCCTGCCCTTTATATGATATTGGTAGGTCGTCCCGGAATGGGCAAAACCCCACCTTTGGATTTTGCATTCCGTCCTATCCGAAAGCATGATGCCAAAATCATCAAACAATTTAAATTGGATATGGAGCATTATAATAGCTTGGTTGAAAACAATAAGGCTAAAAAAGACAAGTCCTCTTCATTGCCGGACAAACCAATTTTACGAAGAACCATCATATCCGATTTTACACCGGAAGCTTTAATGCGTGCGTTGGATGACAATCAGCGAGGTGTCGTGGTATATGTGGATGAAATTATGGGAATGTTTAATGCCGTGAATCAATATAGCAAAGGACAACTCATTGAGCAGCTATTGACAGCCTTTAGCGGAAAACCATTGGATATTTCAAGATGTAGCATCCCTGTACCTATTCATATAGAGCATCCTTTTATAAATATTGTCGGCACGATGCAAACGACACGTATGCACGAACTGATAGAGAAAGGATATAAAGACAATGGGCTGATAGACAGAATAATTTTTGTTTATCCATCGTCTCAGGAAATTTCAGATTGGGGGCTGGATGAAGAATCTTCCGTATCAACTTTTGGTAAATACTCATCAATGTGGGATTCTATTATAAATAAGGTAATTAGTTTGCCATTTATAGAGAATGAAGATGACAGAGCCATACATAATGTATTGGAATTTTCTTCGGAAGCCAAAGCCTATTTTACAAACTGGCGCAATAATGCAGTTCGGGCTGTTAATCAAATCCAAGATGATGGATTGGTGGATAGCAGAGTGATTAAAGCTCCCATGATTACGGCTCGTTTAGCTTTAGTCTTGCAAATCCTTCGTTGGGCTTGCGGTGAAGAACACAAGGATTTTGTGGATATTGACTCAACCAAATCTGCTATTGCATTGAGTGAATACTTTGAGAACTGTTATACCAACATTCAGAAATATATGTTGCGAGAGAGCGTTGAACCGCAAAAAAGAGAATTGCTTGATTGCCTTTCCGCAACTTTCACTACTGCCGATGCCATTCAAGCCGGAAAAGAAGTAGGGTTGTCGGAAAGGTCGGTAATGTATTCTTTGGTTAGCCTTGCTACGAATAAGGTTATCAAGAAAGTAAAGCGAGGTGAATATGAGAAGCTGCAATAA
- a CDS encoding helix-turn-helix domain-containing protein yields MSEKNITFEDLPKAMSWLMDKLNELDSKIDGLNNQNQSVPTEQWMNLKELCDYIPSHPAEQTVYGWTSCHLIPFHKRGKRIMFLKSEIDEWLHAGKIKSDKNLEDEAAQFIKSKRNTKF; encoded by the coding sequence ATGAGTGAGAAGAACATTACATTTGAAGATTTACCCAAAGCAATGTCGTGGTTGATGGATAAATTGAATGAGCTGGATTCTAAAATAGATGGATTAAACAATCAGAATCAAAGCGTTCCAACCGAACAATGGATGAACCTTAAGGAATTGTGTGATTATATTCCCAGTCACCCGGCAGAGCAAACTGTATATGGCTGGACGAGTTGTCATCTAATCCCATTCCACAAAAGAGGGAAGCGTATCATGTTTCTAAAATCGGAAATTGACGAATGGCTCCATGCTGGCAAAATCAAATCTGATAAAAACTTGGAAGATGAAGCCGCCCAATTCATAAAGTCAAAAAGAAATACCAAATTCTAA
- a CDS encoding site-specific integrase yields the protein MKKALVNTRVSVKLRKSEYRDEWYLYVESYPVFQSGKDTPQRVREYLNRTITTPIWDKSRNARTNAEGKTTYKPKRDLNGVIQCKSQLDQESCIYADKVRSLRQKEYDNAALYADTDAEQAEQLERSRSNFIEYFDHVQRTRHAHSSDSIIVNWRRVHELLKIFAKGDTILFSQIDLKMVESFRQFIMNAPQGGTKRGTISQNTAATYFSIFKAGLKQAFIDGYLTIDISAKVKGIQERESRREYLTVEELNRLAQTPCDPLLKRAALFSALTGIRHCDIQKLKWSEVEMFNGGYRLNFTQQKTKGVEYMPISEQAYNLCGEPKEGELLVFAGLPDPSWINRPVKKWIEAAGITKHITFHCFRHSYATLQLAGGTDIYTVSKMLGHTNVRTTQVYAKVVDEKKEKATETIKLDLSQTK from the coding sequence ATGAAGAAAGCATTAGTCAATACACGAGTGTCGGTAAAGCTCCGCAAATCTGAATATCGTGATGAATGGTATCTTTATGTGGAATCTTATCCTGTATTTCAATCCGGAAAAGATACGCCACAAAGAGTGCGTGAATATCTCAATCGTACCATTACAACACCTATTTGGGATAAGTCACGCAATGCAAGGACTAATGCCGAAGGCAAAACCACTTATAAGCCGAAGCGAGATTTGAACGGTGTCATTCAATGTAAGTCGCAATTAGACCAGGAATCATGTATCTATGCCGACAAGGTCAGAAGCCTACGACAAAAGGAGTACGACAATGCAGCTTTATATGCCGATACCGATGCAGAACAGGCGGAGCAGTTGGAACGCTCCCGAAGTAATTTCATTGAGTACTTCGACCATGTGCAGCGAACAAGGCATGCCCATAGCTCTGATTCTATCATTGTCAACTGGAGGAGAGTGCATGAATTATTGAAGATTTTCGCAAAAGGTGACACCATTCTCTTTTCGCAAATAGACTTAAAGATGGTTGAATCGTTCCGGCAATTCATAATGAATGCCCCACAAGGAGGCACTAAACGAGGTACGATTTCTCAAAATACAGCAGCAACCTATTTCTCTATCTTCAAAGCCGGATTGAAACAGGCTTTTATAGACGGATATCTGACTATTGATATTTCTGCAAAAGTCAAAGGCATTCAAGAAAGGGAAAGCCGGAGAGAATATCTCACGGTAGAGGAATTGAACCGACTGGCTCAAACACCTTGTGACCCATTACTGAAACGTGCTGCCTTGTTCTCTGCTTTAACAGGAATCCGTCATTGCGACATTCAGAAGTTGAAGTGGTCGGAAGTGGAAATGTTCAATGGAGGCTATCGGTTGAATTTTACTCAGCAAAAGACAAAAGGAGTTGAATATATGCCTATATCAGAGCAAGCATATAATCTCTGTGGAGAGCCAAAAGAGGGTGAACTTTTGGTTTTTGCCGGACTTCCTGACCCTTCTTGGATAAACCGTCCTGTCAAAAAGTGGATTGAAGCTGCCGGAATCACCAAACACATTACCTTCCATTGTTTTAGGCACAGCTACGCAACCCTGCAACTGGCTGGAGGAACTGATATTTATACGGTCAGCAAAATGTTGGGACATACAAATGTGCGAACAACACAGGTGTATGCAAAGGTTGTTGATGAAAAGAAAGAGAAAGCTACAGAAACCATTAAATTGGATTTATCTCAAACAAAATAA
- a CDS encoding helix-turn-helix transcriptional regulator: MPAAKFEIKRKCQICGEEFLAKTIESWYCSPKCSKIAWKRRKDEEQRLQRLDEVVKKIPKSKEYITVPEAYALFGISKETLYRLIRKGTIPSVNAGERQTLLSKAELMKLYPPRKKALTKPKPVAKLYSLEPKDCYTIGEITEKFLVNESTVYLHIRKYSIPTRQIGNFVYVPKKEIDNLYKGVKR; encoded by the coding sequence ATGCCAGCAGCAAAATTTGAAATAAAACGGAAGTGCCAGATTTGTGGAGAAGAGTTTTTAGCCAAAACAATAGAATCTTGGTATTGCTCTCCCAAATGTTCCAAAATTGCATGGAAGCGACGCAAGGATGAAGAACAAAGATTGCAAAGGTTGGACGAAGTGGTTAAGAAGATACCCAAGTCCAAAGAGTACATCACGGTTCCTGAAGCATACGCATTGTTTGGCATAAGCAAGGAAACTCTTTATCGTTTGATTCGTAAGGGTACAATCCCCAGTGTAAATGCAGGAGAAAGACAGACATTACTATCAAAAGCAGAACTGATGAAACTCTATCCTCCACGCAAGAAAGCTCTCACAAAGCCGAAACCTGTTGCCAAACTATATAGTCTGGAGCCGAAAGATTGTTATACCATTGGAGAAATCACAGAGAAGTTTCTTGTGAATGAAAGTACAGTTTATCTCCATATACGCAAATACTCTATCCCTACTCGGCAGATTGGGAACTTTGTGTATGTACCCAAGAAAGAAATTGATAACTTATATAAAGGTGTGAAGCGATGA